One window of the Podospora pseudopauciseta strain CBS 411.78 chromosome 4, whole genome shotgun sequence genome contains the following:
- a CDS encoding hypothetical protein (EggNog:ENOG503PQK7) — protein MMTLLARSESTGRQLTRPLTTVYTPSHNCRFGFVKSGNSDASTTTLDTIGYAYGSDCSSIRSFLPSMPTAVRRDFYSPSLYCPMGWERATKITHGMTDSVRAINILRALSTDETAAFCCPSEFTFSYSVWALTDALPYCSSTMIDGTFTYWTCNPRGYSLEQSLRVGGTVTLSAITSERLAVQATITMESLPNVYGRQNMDAINTSTQAPTLVVSSAPTRAPAIQLVWRSIDLPAAANNGTPNGNSPSINTAGVVVGATVGAAVAISLIVFVIWLWCRKKKEKSSTVYETTENTGNDDESKAQSELATGSAVVELSTAGSPELPASPITLRNADASDGLFRVVVPTGRAGTDSRPSVAYELDSELDRRDVGAKSMSEGHNVPTTGRLE, from the exons ATGATGACACTACTAGCAAGGTCAGAGTCGACTGGTCGACAGCTCACCCGCCCACTGACGACGGTTTACACCCCATCACACAATTGCAGATTTGGCTTTGTCAAATCTGGGAATAGCGATGCATCGACCACCACTCTTGATACCATCGGCTATGCCTATGGAAGCGATTGTTCCAGCATCAGGTCATTTCTGCCGAGCATGCCAACAGCAGTCCGGCGAGACTTCTACTCGCCCAGTCTCTACTGTCcgatgggatgggaaagggcGACAAAGATCACCCATGGGATGACCGACAGTGTTCGAGCAATCAACATCCTTCGAGCTCTTTCCACAGACGAAACAGCTGCGTTCTGCTGTCCATC CGAATTTACCTTTAGCTACAGCGTCTGGGCCTTAACTGACGCCCTCCCTTACTGCTCGTCAACCATGATAGACGGGACCTTTACCTATTGGACCTGCAACCCTCGAGGCTACAGCCTTGAACAAAGTTTACGAGTGGGCGGGACAGTTACCCTGTCGGCAATCACCTCCGAGCGCCTTGCCGTACAAGCAACTATCACGATGGAATCTCTTCCCAATGTCTATGGGAGACAAAACATGGATGCGATTAACACTAGCACTCAGGCTCCAACCTTGGTGGTTTCGTCAGCTCCCACCCGCGCGCCTGCCATCCAGCTCGTCTGGCGCTCTATCGACCTCCCCGCGGCAGCAAATAACGGAACACCAAACGGCAATTCTCCCTCGATCAACACTGCCGGGGTAGTGGTGGGCGCTACTGTTGGTGCTGCGGTTGCGATATCCCTCATAGTGTTCGTAATCTGGCTCTGGTgcaggaaaaagaaagaaaagtctAGCACTGTGTACGAAACTACGGAGAACACTGGAAACGACGATGAGAGCAAAGCTCAATCAGAATTGGCAACTGGAAGTGCTGTCGTAGAGCTGTCCACAGCTGGCAGTCCCGAATTACCTGCCAGTCCAATAACACTGCGCAATGCTGATGCTTCTGATGGTTTGTttagggtggtggtgccaacCGGTAGAGCGGGAACTGATAGCAGACCGTCAGTAGCGTATGAGCTGGACTCTGAGCTCGACCGGCGCGATGTCGGCGCCAAGTCTATGTCTGAAGGACATAATGTTCCAACCACGGGCAGACTAGAATAA
- a CDS encoding hypothetical protein (EggNog:ENOG502SJSN): MAVVKEFLFVNSGNKSSAGHKISTTGRAFVIRKARAAQPWSTKSKAGRKRAPFGSDDSPNATASSNSGGSDSPDGDPATNTLFDGKHSAGITEEVPVAVAPQRIQDDGNPKPKRGKGGVSKRQRPTAGVKPGQSKPTSSNGRFAGKFQEHHANNISDHVECVHCGYAVGLCICQAGATLVSQAQTLSGRLDPFGTVSVRMGQRDTDLLAYFNTVIIKTLTPLTGDQSPEAEKYWVTVSFGNSGFLHGVLCLSALQLAMAQPHKSPTLLEQFMHHRIQAISHIQAALADPSRALSDENIATVFQMLCIEENLFLYAGDSLKDHPAWKHLQPDVSQRQAHLAGLKRMLFLRGGIARLDGMKGLQAFIIRWVCTSLACRLVFSLPPPSHPGQYLYQPTNRNELSAAHLSDHTFAASHLLPHGLLKKLYNYPHSSPFYQAGSAMATACATLGVSRDLINHITTLDCLLRDALAWYISRPTSQWDALDIQNLMSIGLGELIHFILRAETSLSATENVIAICLFVFTFFVGNGAHAACSPLPGIMPRLRHHFTDAELSQNLKRIGIETWVGFVLLIASSQNPESEEFFFRFMVEMLGDRGVGDYEGFRGSMVDRGVWTPVVEAHAVKAWGELEGPLREYRSGRRGIWEVRRGGVEVGEEQGVSIPMSNPYATSHMKKIFSRDGEGVKVVV, encoded by the exons ATGGCCGTTGTTAAGGAGTTCTTGTTCGTCAATTCTGGCAACAAGTCCAGTGCCGGACACAAGATCTCTACCACAGGTCGTGCCTTTGTTATCAGGAAGGCTAGAGCTGCTCAGCCATGGTCGACCAAGAGCAAGGCCGGCCGAAAACGTGCTCCATTCGGCTCTGACGACTCCCCAAACGCGActgccagcagcaacagtggCGGTTCTGACAGCCCAGATGGCGATCCAGCTACCAACACACTGTTTGATGGTAAGCACAGTGCGGGGATCACAGAGGAGGTGCCCGTAGCTGTTGCTCCCCAGCGGATTCAGGACGACGGGAATCCGAAGCCGAAGCGAGGCAAGGGTGGTGTCTCGAAAAGACAACGTCCGACTGCTGGTGTGAAGCCAGGGCAGTCCAAACCAACGAGCTCGAATGGCAGATTTGCTGGGAAATTCCAAGAACACCATGCCAATAACATTTCCGATCATGTAGAGTGTGTTCATTGCGGATACGCCGTTGGCCTATGCATCTGTCAAGCTGGGGCCACCCTGGTGTCCCAAGCACAAACACTGAGTGGTCGGTTGGATCCCTTTGGCACTGTGTCAGTAAGAATGGGCCAACGTGATACTGATTTGCTGGCGTATT TCAACACGGTGATCATCAAGACTCTCACACCCCTGACGGGTGACCAGTCCCCCGAGGCGGAAAAGTACTGGGTGACAGTCTCCTTTGGGAACTCTGGCTTTCTGCATGGAGTCTTGTGCCTTTCAGCCCTGCAGCTGGCTATGGCCCAGCCTCACAAGTCCCCAACGTTACTGGAGCAGTTCATGCACCACCGCATCCAAGCCATCTCCCACATTCAGGCTGCCCTGGCTGACCCATCGCGGGCCTTGAGCGACGAAAACATTGCCACAGTCTTCCAGATGCTCTGCATCGAGGAGAACCTGTTTCTCTACGCTGGCGACTCACTGAAAGACCACCCAGCATGGAAGCACCTCCAACCAGACGTCTCCCAGCGCCAGGCACATCTGGCGGGGCTGAAGAGAATGCTGTTCTTGCGCGGAGGCATAGCCCGTCTTGACGGGATGAAGGGTCTCCAGGCCTTCATCATCAGATGGGTGTGCACCTCCCTAGCCTGCCGCCTCGTCTTCAGcctgcctcctccatcccatccaggCCAATACCTCTACCAACCCACAAACAGAAACGAGCTCTCTGCTGCCCATCTCTCTGACCACACTTTCGCCGCCTCCCACCTCTTACCTCACGGCCTCCTCAAAAAGCTCTACAACTACCCACATTCCTCCCCATTCTACCAAGCCGGCTCAGCAATGGCAACCGCATGCGCCACTCTCGGGGTATCACGCGATCTAatcaaccacatcaccaccctcgactGTCTCCTCCGTGACGCATTAGCATGGTACATATCCCGCCCAACAAGCCAATGGGACGCCCTCGACATCCAGAACCTGATGTCCATCGGTTTAGGGGAGCTGATCCACTTCATCCTCCGCGCGGAAACATCCCTCTCCGCGACAGAAAACGTCATTGCTATATGCCTCTTTgtcttcaccttcttcgtTGGCAACGGTGCTCACGCCGCTTGCTCTCCTCTACCGGGGATCATGCCACGTTTGAGGCATCATTTTACTGATGCCGAGCTGTCACAGAACTTGAAGAGGATAGGGATTGAGACGTGGGTGGGGTTCGTGCTGTTGATTGCTAGTAGTCAGAATCCGGAGAGCGAGGAGTTTTTCTTTCGGTTTATGGTGGAGATGTTGGGGGataggggggtgggggattATGAGGGGTTTAGGGGTTCGATGGTGGATAGGGGGGTTTGGACGCCTGTTGTGGAGGCGCATGCGGTTAAGGCTTggggggagctggaggggccGTTGAGGGAGTATAggagtgggagaagggggatttgggaggtgaggaggggaggggtggaggtgggggaggaacAGGGGGTGAGTATACCGATGAGTAACCCTTATGCGACGAGTCATATGAAGAAGATTTTTAGTagggatggagagggtgtcaaggttgttgtgtga
- a CDS encoding hypothetical protein (COG:S; EggNog:ENOG503PYR9), with protein sequence MESKRWASMSTASRSTTDGQAQDKNGSPTRHKCRRCAQAFDSRNKLMRHVFGDHPPPGSTRRDASSAPRKPPAATIGPAEPLSPTASPGTPPPGAIPLSPVESHSGNNDNYTTERPRNQHSYHPHPFLTFSKEQQLIFVFRILYVLFNVAMKQHEEAKQNQLRLQRLGHLDWDIMTPEPVTPPESPVLVSPTMDFVAPKEPHHRVLSISSTSTLNPLASEFRMVSAENSFPMSHDGQKGASPANERFVAITGHPPSEKEPNRKASTDPSLQDPEETQEPVKAQATEQPLGAYGESDTHDLESEDEDDNGGGAHLVWLDEEEEEVNIATRGAALQNKDSTEEQRIQSKAI encoded by the coding sequence CCAGATCAACCACCGACGGTCAAGCCCAGGACAAAAATGGATCACCGACGCGCCACAAGTGTCGCCGCTGCGCTCAAGCTTTCGATTCGCGCAACAAGTTGATGAGGCATGTTTTTGGCgaccatccaccacccggTTCTACGAGGCGCGACGCATCAAGTGCGCCCCGCAAACCTCCAGCTGCGACAATCGGGCCCGCTGAACCATTATCGCCCACAGCATCACCGggaacaccaccaccgggaGCAATCCCTCTGTCTCCAGTCGAATCACATAGCGGGAATAATGACAACTACACAACAGAAAGACCACGAAACCAACACTCTTATCACCCTCATCCATTTCTCACATTTTCCAAAGAACAGCAACTCATATTTGTATTTCGAATCTTGTACGTGCTATTCAACGTAGCCATGAAGCAGCACGAAGaagcaaaacaaaaccaacTACGGCTTCAACGTCTGGGACATTTGGACTGGGACATCATGACACCGGAACCAGTTACGCCCCCGGAGTCACCCGTTTTGGTCAGTCCGACAATGGACTTTGTAGCCCCCAAAGAACCGCATCACCGTGTCTTGAGCATCAGTAGCACGTCTACGCTCAATCCTCTCGCCAGCGAGTTCCGAATGGTCTCCGCCGAAAACAGCTTTCCCATGAGCCACGACGGTCAAAAAGGCGCTTCGCCAGCCAACGAGCGTTTTGTGGCTATCACTGGGCACCCTCCATCAGAGAAAGAACCAAACCGAAAGGCGAGCACAGATCCCTCGCTTCAGGACCCAGAAGAAACCCAGGAGCCGGTCAAGGCACAAGCGACTGAGCAACCTCTAGGAGCTTATGGTGAAAGTGACACCCATGATCTTGAGtcggaggacgaagatgacAACGGCGGCGGGGCTCATTTGGTATGGTtggacgaagaggaagaggaggtcaaCATCGCTACGAGGGGAGCTGCTTTACAGAATAAGGACTCCACAGAGGAACAGCGAATACAGTCCAAAGCGATATAG